A single region of the Nitrosomonas sp. Is79A3 genome encodes:
- the sixA gene encoding phosphohistidine phosphatase SixA, whose translation MQEHQLIIMRHAKSDWSEEDRSDFDRPLTTRGEKAAKLMSKWLKQKQYRIDRIICSPALRAKQTCQLVSKELGIPQNNILWEPGIYEASLNNLRSLVNQHSEGIHTLLIIGHNPGLDQLLCYLSKDPPPVSSSGKLLTTAAVAILNYGNAAITANPLQAQLQYLVRPNDLSKFQ comes from the coding sequence ATGCAAGAACATCAACTGATCATCATGCGCCATGCGAAATCAGACTGGTCTGAAGAAGACCGATCTGATTTTGATCGGCCTTTAACAACTCGCGGGGAAAAAGCCGCAAAACTCATGAGTAAATGGTTAAAGCAGAAACAATATCGCATAGACCGAATCATTTGCTCACCTGCGTTGCGCGCAAAACAAACCTGCCAATTGGTATCAAAGGAACTGGGCATACCCCAGAATAATATTCTTTGGGAACCAGGGATTTATGAGGCCTCATTGAATAACTTACGCTCCCTTGTCAATCAACACAGCGAAGGAATTCATACGTTACTAATCATTGGTCATAATCCAGGGCTTGATCAATTACTCTGTTACCTATCCAAAGACCCGCCACCTGTCAGCAGCTCCGGCAAACTTCTGACTACCGCCGCAGTCGCCATACTAAATTACGGCAATGCCGCCATTACGGCAAATCCGCTTCAGGCACAGTTGCAATACTTGGTCAGACCCAACGATTTATCAAAATTCCAATAA
- a CDS encoding YajD family HNH nuclease — translation MAKDTSKLDKVVLEARLNAEKRARGYREQALKLFPWVCGRCARTFDHKNLQLLEVHHKNSNHDDNPLDGSNWELLCTYCHENEHSKLKDSMGRVDSGGTETVATFNPFANLKDRLKNKS, via the coding sequence ATGGCAAAAGACACCAGTAAGCTGGATAAAGTGGTTCTGGAAGCACGCCTGAATGCAGAGAAACGTGCAAGAGGATACCGGGAGCAAGCACTCAAGTTGTTTCCATGGGTCTGTGGCCGTTGCGCACGCACGTTTGATCACAAAAACCTGCAGTTGCTGGAAGTGCATCACAAGAACAGTAATCATGATGACAACCCGCTCGATGGCAGTAATTGGGAACTACTCTGTACCTACTGTCACGAAAATGAACATTCCAAGCTTAAAGATTCCATGGGGCGCGTTGATAGCGGGGGAACTGAAACAGTCGCCACATTTAATCCGTTTGCCAATCTGAAAGACAGACTCAAGAATAAATCGTAA
- a CDS encoding helix-hairpin-helix domain-containing protein, whose product MAKLTDVTGIGPATVKLLSERNIKTVEALASMSLAELQKIPGMSGDIRARAVKKAAADCLRSKVTKQPSTPANKIQTAVKKAATKKTAIEQPAVKQPVAKPPVNQAEADEMKDKGKKKDKKDDKKEEKKDKKKKDKSKKKDKKKDKKKDKKKS is encoded by the coding sequence ATGGCTAAATTAACTGATGTTACTGGAATTGGTCCCGCCACAGTCAAACTGCTATCTGAACGCAATATCAAAACTGTCGAAGCACTGGCTTCAATGAGTCTGGCAGAATTGCAGAAAATACCGGGGATGAGTGGTGATATACGCGCACGTGCAGTCAAGAAAGCAGCGGCGGATTGTTTGCGGAGTAAGGTGACTAAGCAGCCAAGCACGCCAGCCAATAAGATTCAGACAGCCGTTAAAAAAGCCGCGACTAAAAAGACTGCAATTGAACAGCCCGCGGTTAAACAGCCTGTAGCTAAACCACCTGTTAATCAGGCCGAAGCGGATGAAATGAAGGACAAGGGCAAGAAAAAGGATAAAAAGGACGACAAGAAAGAAGAAAAAAAAGATAAAAAGAAGAAGGATAAGAGCAAAAAGAAAGATAAAAAGAAAGATAAAAAGAAAGATAAAAAGAAGTCATAG